The genomic segment CGATCCCCGGCGCGGGAGGAGCCGCAATGAGCGAGGCACCGGCGGACTACGAGGCCTTCTGGCACCATTATCTGCGCGAACATGCGCGGCCGGGCACGCGTGCGCTCCATTTCCTCGGCTCGGGCCTTGCCATCGTCTTCCTCGTCGCGGCCATCGCGTTCCTGTCCTGGCAGTTCCTTGTCGCCGCCATCGTTGCGGGCTACGGCTTCGCCTGGATCGGGCACTTCGTCGTGGAGAAGAACCGGCCGGCGACCTTCGGCCATCCGCTCTGGTCGCTCATCAGCGATTTCCGCATGCTCTGGTTCTGGCTCACCGGGCGGCTCGACGACGAGATCCGGAAGGCGCACGGAGGCTAGCCTCCTGCCCCGCTTCTGCCGGGCTCGCGACCGTCCCGGCTGGACAGGCGGCCGGCGCGACACGACATTGTCCGCACGCGTATCGCGTCTCTCAACAACACCTCATGGCGGATCCCGGAGATGTTCGACTGGCTCTTGAATGTGGAGGTCTGGGCGAGCCTCCTGACGCTGACGGCACTGGAGATCGTGCTCGGCATCGACAATCTCGTCTTCCTGTCGGTCGTCGCCCAGCGGCTGCCGGCGCGCCGCCGCCAGCTCGCCCAGCGTATCGGCCTTATCGGCGCACTCGGCATGCGCATCGTGCTGCTGACCATGATCGTGTGGATCACCGGGCTCGTCACGCCGATCTTCACCCTCGGCGACTACGCCTTCTCCTGGCGCGACCTGATCCTGATCGCGGGCGGCCTGTTCCTGCTCTACAAGGGCACGACGGAAATCCATGGCGAGGTCGAGGGCGGCGAGGACCACATGGGCGCCGCGGCGACGGGCTTTGCCGCCGCAATCGCCCAGATCATGGTGCTCGATCTCGTTTTCTCGCTCGATTCCATCATCACCGCGGTGGGGCTGACACGCTTCCTGCCGGTCATGATCGCGGCGGTCACCATCGCCATCGCGGTCATGCTGTTCGCCGCCCGGCCAGTCAGCGACTTCATCGCGCGCCATCCGACGACCAAGATGCTGGCGCTCGCCTTCCTCCTGCTGATCGGCGCGGCGCTGGTCGCCGACGGGCTGCATTTCCACATCCCGCGCGGCTACATCTATTTCGCCATCGCCTTCTCGCTCGGCGTGGAGGCGCTCAACCTCGTCGCCGGCAACAGCCGCAAGCGGAAGACGACGAAAGACTAGGGTGACGTCCTAGCCGGCCGAATTGGGCGCGCGGGCCGGTGCAGCTCAATCGGTCAGGCGAGAGAATCGCGCACCAGCGGCATGGTCATGCAGTGGACGCTGCCGCCGCCATGGGCGAAGAGCCGGAGATCGGGATCGATCACGGTCACCCCCTCCGCCCTCATCGCCTCGTTGACGCGGGCGGAGTGGGCCGGCGAGACGACCCGGTCGTCGCCGAGCGCCAGCACGTTGCAGGCCATGTCCATCATGGCCTCGCGATAGCTCACCGGGATGATGCGGATGCCGTGGCTGTCGAGCCAGTCGACGAAATCGTCGTCGAGCACGTCGGTGCAGGCGAGCGCCAGCCCGTCCGTCACCATGGAGAAGATCACGTCCAGATGGAGGAAATGTTCCGGGAACGGCACGAGGCGCGTCTGCCAGCCGGCCTCCCTGAACCAGCCGGCGAACTGGCGCGCGCCCGCCTCGTCGGTGCGCCCGCCGGAATGGCCGATGGCGAGGAGCCCCGGGCGGATGATGTGGATGTCGCCACCTTCCACCATGCCCGCCGTCGCGATGCGCCAGGGATCGCCCGCAAGCTCGCGATAGAAGGCGAGGATCGCGGCGATCTCGCCGCGGCGCTGCGGGCGCTCGAGCTGGGTGATGGCCGGGCCCCAGGGCGTCATCTGCGAGGAATCGCGCGTATAGACCTGATAGGGCAGATGCGGGTCGGGCTCCAGATAGCGGCATTCGACGCCCGCGCCCTGAAGCGCGGAGACGAGCTCGTCATACTGGTGCTCGAAGGCGGCATGCGCCGGCGGCTGCTGGCTCTGGAGCGTGCGGCGCGCAATGTCGTTGGTGGGGATCCACTGGTAATTGTCGGGACGGCACAGCAGCACGCTGCGCAGCACACCGGTTTCAGAATCGATGCCGAGCTGCACGGGAAGACTACCCTTGACCTGATGTGTTCGATGGGCGGCAAATTACAGGATGCCGCGTCCGCGGGAAACCACCGTTATTGCAGAATAATATTTCGTAGGGCAAAACGTTGACCTATAAGGGCGCAAGCGCCCGCAACCGCGAACAGGAGGCGAAGCCCATGACGTCGCCAGGCACGACGACGCAGACCACGACGCAGGCCCCGACCACGCGCCTGCCGGCCCTGTTCGCCGACACGCTGCGCCTGCCCGCAATCGGCGCGCCGATGTTCATCGTCTCCGGCCCGGAGCTCGTCATCGCCCAGTGCCGCGCGGGCATCGCCGGCGCCTTCCCCGCGCTCAACGCCCGGCCCGCCGAACAGCTCGACGCGTGGCTTTCCGAAATCCGCGAGACGCTCGATGGCGCCTCGCCCCGGCCCGCGCCCTTCGGCGTTAATCTCATCGTCCACCGGTCCAATCCGCGCCTGGAGGAGGATCTCGCGACCGTGGTGCGCCATCGCGTGCCCTTCGTCATCACCTCCGTCGGCGCGCCGGACGAGGTGGTCGGGGCGGTGCATTCCTACGGTGGGCTGGTCATTCACGACGTGACCAATATGCGCCATGCGCGCCGCGCGATCCGCGCCGGCGTCGACGGGCTCATCCTCGTCTGCGCCGGCGCCGGGGGCCACGCCGGCACGCTGAGCCCCTTCGCGCTCCTGCCGGAGGTTCGCGCGGAGTTCGACGGCCTGATCGTGCTGGCCGGCGCCATCACCTCCGGCGCAGCACTCAAGGCGGCGCGCGTCATGGGCGCCGACCTCGCCTATATGGGCACCCGCTTCATCGCCACGCGCGAAGCCCGCGCGGTCGATCCCTACAAGGCCATGCTGGTGGAGAGCCAGGCCTCCGACATCCTCTACACGCCCGCCTTCACCGGTGTCTCCGGCAACTATCTGCGCCCGTCCATCGAACGGGCGGGCCTCGATCCCGACAATCTGAAGCCGCGCGACGAGATCGTCATCTCCGATCACGAGAAGCGGCCGAAACAGTGGAAGGACATCTGGGGCGCGGGCCAGGGAGTGGGCAATATCGCCGACGTGCCCGACGTGGCCACGCTCGTCGCCCGGCTCGAGGCCGAATATGCCGAGGCGGCACGCGCGAAAGACCCCTTTGCCGCCCGGCTTGCGGACGAAGCCGCCGGACAGGACACGCCGTGAGTCAGCCGGACGGCATGTCCGGTCGGGATCGCGCCACATTTCGATAAAATTTTAAAATATCCCCATTTCGTCGAATTTTAATAATCGTGGACATGCCGATCGCTCGCCAGGGCCTTCGGCCATCCCCGAAACGCAATCGACGAAACGAGACATCATGCCCTCATCCGGCCTCCCTTCACAGA from the Kaustia mangrovi genome contains:
- a CDS encoding DUF962 domain-containing protein; amino-acid sequence: MSEAPADYEAFWHHYLREHARPGTRALHFLGSGLAIVFLVAAIAFLSWQFLVAAIVAGYGFAWIGHFVVEKNRPATFGHPLWSLISDFRMLWFWLTGRLDDEIRKAHGG
- a CDS encoding TerC family protein; the encoded protein is MFDWLLNVEVWASLLTLTALEIVLGIDNLVFLSVVAQRLPARRRQLAQRIGLIGALGMRIVLLTMIVWITGLVTPIFTLGDYAFSWRDLILIAGGLFLLYKGTTEIHGEVEGGEDHMGAAATGFAAAIAQIMVLDLVFSLDSIITAVGLTRFLPVMIAAVTIAIAVMLFAARPVSDFIARHPTTKMLALAFLLLIGAALVADGLHFHIPRGYIYFAIAFSLGVEALNLVAGNSRKRKTTKD
- a CDS encoding dimethylarginine dimethylaminohydrolase family protein; the protein is MQLGIDSETGVLRSVLLCRPDNYQWIPTNDIARRTLQSQQPPAHAAFEHQYDELVSALQGAGVECRYLEPDPHLPYQVYTRDSSQMTPWGPAITQLERPQRRGEIAAILAFYRELAGDPWRIATAGMVEGGDIHIIRPGLLAIGHSGGRTDEAGARQFAGWFREAGWQTRLVPFPEHFLHLDVIFSMVTDGLALACTDVLDDDFVDWLDSHGIRIIPVSYREAMMDMACNVLALGDDRVVSPAHSARVNEAMRAEGVTVIDPDLRLFAHGGGSVHCMTMPLVRDSLA
- a CDS encoding NAD(P)H-dependent flavin oxidoreductase — its product is MTSPGTTTQTTTQAPTTRLPALFADTLRLPAIGAPMFIVSGPELVIAQCRAGIAGAFPALNARPAEQLDAWLSEIRETLDGASPRPAPFGVNLIVHRSNPRLEEDLATVVRHRVPFVITSVGAPDEVVGAVHSYGGLVIHDVTNMRHARRAIRAGVDGLILVCAGAGGHAGTLSPFALLPEVRAEFDGLIVLAGAITSGAALKAARVMGADLAYMGTRFIATREARAVDPYKAMLVESQASDILYTPAFTGVSGNYLRPSIERAGLDPDNLKPRDEIVISDHEKRPKQWKDIWGAGQGVGNIADVPDVATLVARLEAEYAEAARAKDPFAARLADEAAGQDTP